The nucleotide sequence CTGCCCCTGGGTAGTTCCGACGACCTTATGATCGGAGAAACCGTCATCGCCATTGGCAACCCGTTCGGACTCTCGCATACCGTTACGACCGGGGTAGTCAGCGCGCTGAATCGCTCGCTCAACACGGACGGACGCACTTACTACGACTTCATCCAAACCGATGCGTCGATCAACCCCGGCAACTCCGGCGGCCCCTTGCTCAACGTCAAAGGCGAATTGATTGGCATTAACGCCGCCATCTATGGCAAAGCCCAAGGCATCGGCTTCGCTATTCCCATCACCCGCGCCAAGCGCATCGTCCAATCCCTCATCAGCCACGGCGCGGTGGAAGCGCCATGGGTAGGGTTAGTCGTGCAGACGCTCACCCCAGAACTCGCCTATCACTTTGCCTTGAAAGAGAAGCAAGGCGTCCTCGTGCGCGGGGTCGAGTCGGACAGTCCGGCGGCAAAAGCCGGACTTCGGCGTGGCGACGTGTTGATTAGTGTGAACGGACGCCCGCTCCGTTTCGCGGAAGAGTACCTCCAGCGCGAACGCGAATTCAGCAGCGGCGATGCCATGAAGCTGGGCGTGCTCCGCGAACGGAAAGAGGAAAACATTGCCGTCACTGTGTCGCGCTTTCCGCTCGAAAAGGCGGACGATCTGGCCTGGAAGCTCCTGGGCATTACGGTCGCGGCAGTTGAAGACGGACTAGAGGTCAAGAAGCTCCGTCCCGGCAGCCCTGCCGCCACGACCGGAGTGGAACGCGCCGACCTCATCGTCGGACTTTCCGGCGTGCCGACCAAGACGCTGGAGGAATTTCGCCATAAAATGATCGACGCTCGCCTTAGTCAAAGCCTCTTGCTCTCCATCGTGCGGGATCGGCAGTTGTATCAAGTGTCCATTCCTTTGCAGCAGGAGTAATCTCTCGCGGTGAGCCGCCGGCCGTCGCCACACAAGCGGTTTTCTTGACAAATCGCGAGTCGCTCTCTACTGTTGCCCGGGCAAGGTCCGGACACTACCAGGGCTCCGCTCGGAAGTCCTAGGAGGAGGAGGGTTGGAGGCATGGCAAGGGGAAAAGTAAAGTGGTTTAACAACGCGAAAGGCTACGGCTTCATCGCCCAGGAGAGCGGAGAAGACATCTTCGTCCATTACTCCGTGATCGAGCAGGATGGTTATCGCAGCTTAAACGCCGGAGAAGAGGTCGAATTCGACCTGGCCAACGGCCAGAAAGGCTTGCAAGCCACCAAAGTTGTCAAAGCCCCGTCTCTGTAACGGGGAGACCCCTCGATTCGGCCTCTGCGACACTTATGCAGGGGCCGTCGTATTTCCTCTCTCCGCGCAAAGAGCGCACCTATAGAAACGCTACAGCAAGATGTGGAGTGGCAAATGTCCACGTGCGCTCAGCGTCAGGTCCCCTCTCCCCTTGTGGGCAGGGCCG is from Deltaproteobacteria bacterium and encodes:
- a CDS encoding cold-shock protein: MARGKVKWFNNAKGYGFIAQESGEDIFVHYSVIEQDGYRSLNAGEEVEFDLANGQKGLQATKVVKAPSL
- a CDS encoding trypsin-like peptidase domain-containing protein: MYEKTLHRFLRLTPARNSKPARQTGAMLVLGLSLLLFPTALHAQDASRRSPVVIAAEKASPTVVSIIAAQVTQRQGNPFGGNPLFDDFFRDFFEPFQGRQTEQSLGSGVVIRPDGYVLTNEHVIVQAEKIFVQLADDRKLPARLVGADSDSDLAVLKIEDKQAFPSLPLGSSDDLMIGETVIAIGNPFGLSHTVTTGVVSALNRSLNTDGRTYYDFIQTDASINPGNSGGPLLNVKGELIGINAAIYGKAQGIGFAIPITRAKRIVQSLISHGAVEAPWVGLVVQTLTPELAYHFALKEKQGVLVRGVESDSPAAKAGLRRGDVLISVNGRPLRFAEEYLQREREFSSGDAMKLGVLRERKEENIAVTVSRFPLEKADDLAWKLLGITVAAVEDGLEVKKLRPGSPAATTGVERADLIVGLSGVPTKTLEEFRHKMIDARLSQSLLLSIVRDRQLYQVSIPLQQE